Proteins encoded in a region of the Fundulus heteroclitus isolate FHET01 chromosome 2, MU-UCD_Fhet_4.1, whole genome shotgun sequence genome:
- the gpr37a gene encoding prosaposin receptor GPR37, translating into MLPQRVLCLLLCSEIGATELLRHKRSTLGPHYESTTADRNAHSRRWRRVSWRSNGGAIAKVPPMVSIDPESSEPMTAQHPWFVRKSSAESADLRTKESRRKGECTVGQVLKQTVHGPKCAVRTDENDPKHTEDRIRRSEPLPDSPKALPVAMAQEQDTLFPLMFNSSNYEEEDYVFPDVPDSTPFGPVKPRTRHKQMKNPFYPLTAASYGAYAVLMVAAVIFSVGIMGNVSLMCIVCHNYYMRSISNSLLANLALWDFVVIFFCLPLVVFHELTKNWLLGEFSCRIVPYLEVASLGVNTFTLCALCIDRFRAATNVKMYYEMIENWASTTAKLAVIWVGALLLALPELLIRQLVTEDSDPPDVTPCERCVVRISTELPDTLYVLGLTYDGARLWWYFGCYFCLPTLFTICSSLVTARKIRHAERACVRGSKKQIQLESQMNCAVVALAILYGFCIIPENICNIVTVYMAAGIPRRTLDILHLVSQLLLFCKSAGTPVLLFCLCQPFTRAFLDCCCCCCEECDPPRNSDVENECATTELELSPFSTIHRQPSTSAAYSVVGTHC; encoded by the exons ATGCTGCCTCAGCGGGTCCTGTGCTTGTTGCTGTGCAGCGAGATCGGCGCGACTGAGCTACTCCGGCACAAAAGGTCGACTCTCGGTCCTCATTATGAATCCACCACCGCCGACAGGAATGCGCACAGCCGGAGATGGCGCAGAGTCAGCTGGCGGAGCAATGGAGGAGCCATCGCGAAGGTCCCGCCGATGGTTAGTATTGATCCGGAATCATCTGAGCCGATGACAGCACAGCACCCATGGTTTGTGCGTAAAAGCTCCGCAGAAAGTGCAGATTTACGCACTAAGGAAAGTAGGAGAAAAGGCGAGTGTACTGTGGGACAAGTGCTCAAACAAACCGTTCACGGACCTAAATGCGCAGTTAGAACCGATGAGAACGACCCGAAGCACACGGAGGACCGGATCAGGCGGAGTGAGCCGCTACCGGACTCACCGAAGGCTCTGCCTGTCGCCATGGCGCAGGAGCAGGATACATTATTCCCCTTAATGTTCAACAGCAGCAACTATGAAGAAGAGGACTACGTCTTCCCGGACGTCCCTGACTCCACGCCGTTTGGCCCAGTGAAGCCGCGAACCAGACACAAGCAGATGAAGAACCCGTTTTATCCGCTCACTGCGGCGTCCTACGGAGCGTACGCGGTGCTGATGGTGGCCGCCGTCATATTCAGCGTGGGCATCATGGGGAACGTGTCGCTCATGTGCATCGTGTGTCACAACTACTACATGAGGAGCATTTCCAACTCCCTGCTGGCCAACCTGGCGCTCTGGGACTTCGTCGTTATCTTCTTCTGCCTGCCGCTCGTAGTTTTCCACGAGCTCACCAAGAACTGGCTGCTGGGAGAGTTCTCATGTAGGATCGTCCCCTATCTGGAG GTGGCATCCCTTGGGGTCAACACTTTCACACTGTGCGCTCTGTGCATCGATCGTTTTCGTGCAGCCACCAATGTCAAGATGTACTATGAGATGATCGAGAACTGGGCGTCCACCACAGCCAAGCTGGCGGTCATTTGGGTTGGTGCGTTGCTGCTGGCGTTACCTGAGCTGCTCATCCGACAGCTAGTGACGGAGGACAGTGACCCGCCCGATGTCACGCCCTGTGAACGCTGTGTGGTTCGGATCTCCACTGAGCTGCCGGACACGCTGTATGTGCTGGGCCTAACTTATGATGGGGCCCGCCTCTGGTGGTACTTTGGCTGCTACTTCTGTCTGCCAACGCTGTTCACTATCTGCAGCTCGCTGGTCACTGCCAGAAAGATCCGTCATGCTGAGCGAGCTTGTGTACGGGGGAGCAAGAAGCAAATCCAGCTGGAGAGCCAGATGAACTGTGCCGTGGTGGCCTTGGCCATCCTTTACGGCTTCTGCATCATCCCTGAGAACATCTGCAATATTGTCACTGTGTACATGGCGGCTGGAATCCCTAGGAGGACCCTGGACATCCTGCATCTGGTCAGCCAGCTGTTGCTGTTCTGCAAGTCGGCGGGAACCCCCGTCCTGCTGTTCTGCCTGTGCCAGCCCTTCACCAGAGCCTTCCTggactgttgctgctgctgctgtgaggAGTGTGACCCGCCCCGCAACAGTGATGTGGAAAACGAATGTGCCACCACTGAGCTGGAGCTATCCCCGTTCAGCACCATCCATAGGCAGCCTTCCACCTCAGCTGCATACTCTGTTGTAGGGACACATTGCTGA